The DNA sequence CCCAGGAACTGGCCGTGAAGCTCCTCGACGAGGGCAGCGACGCTCTCGTCGTTTGCGGCACGACCGGCGAGTCGCCGACGGTCTTCTACGACCAGAAGCTCGAGCTCTTCCGGGCCGTCGTCGAGGCCGTGGACGGACGCGCGCCGATCATCGCCAACGCCGGCGACAACTGCACCGCCGACTCCGCGGAATTCGCGCGCAAGGTGGTCGACCTTGGCGTCGACGCCATCATGGCTGTCGTCCCGTACTACAACAAGCCGCCGCAGGAGGGCATGTACCAGCACTTCTGCACGATCGCCGGCGCGGTCGACGCTCCTGTGATCCTCTACAACATCCCCGGCCGGTGCGTGGTCAACATGGAGCCCTCCACAATCCTGCGCCTGGCCAAGGAGTGCCCCAACATCGTCGCCGTCAAGCAGGCGAATGCGGACCTGTCTCAGACCGCGGCCATACTGGCCGGAGCGCCGGAAGGCTTCGAAGTCTTCTCGGGTGACGACGAGCTCACCCTGCCGATGATGGGTCTTGGTGGGACCGGTGTGATCTCGGTGGTGAGCCACGTTGCGGGTCCGCAGTTCAAGGAGATGGTCACCG is a window from the Actinomycetota bacterium genome containing:
- the dapA gene encoding 4-hydroxy-tetrahydrodipicolinate synthase, with the translated sequence MTTPRFGRMMTAMVTPFDANGGLDLARAQELAVKLLDEGSDALVVCGTTGESPTVFYDQKLELFRAVVEAVDGRAPIIANAGDNCTADSAEFARKVVDLGVDAIMAVVPYYNKPPQEGMYQHFCTIAGAVDAPVILYNIPGRCVVNMEPSTILRLAKECPNIVAVKQANADLSQTAAILAGAPEGFEVFSGDDELTLPMMGLGGTGVISVVSHVAGPQFKEMVTAQAAGDHTRALRIHLELMPLMKALFMTSNPIMVKEALRLLGYPVGTVRLPLVPPTAEQTAELERVMRGVGVLA